The following are encoded together in the Zingiber officinale cultivar Zhangliang chromosome 8A, Zo_v1.1, whole genome shotgun sequence genome:
- the LOC122012704 gene encoding ARF guanine-nucleotide exchange factor GNOM-like isoform X1 translates to MGFVRLEINPIEEESYDVAGDGCKAPSFDDPSARADLACVICSEVSAVLAVMRRNVRWGGRYASAADDHIIEHSLILSLKLLRRQVSSWGDVRRPWSTIDPSVYFRPFVDVVRSDETGAPITSVALSSLYKILTLDFLDPASGTAVGAAMHLVVDAVTSCRFEVTDPASEEAVLMKILQVLLAIMRSRASTVLSNQHACTIVNTCFRVVHQATTKGELLQRFSRHTMLELVRCIFLHLADVHDGDASSSLNPKISAVDMEQAFGIAQVENGNGSIKVDNKGVGDEIGTGSEQKHDTKIIVDPYGIPCMVEIFHFLCSLTNVQDQGGRNPATNQVAFDEDVPLFALSMINSAVELGGPSISKHPKLLTLIQDELFRNLIQFGLSISPLILSTVCSIVLNLYRHLRSKLKLQLEAFFSCVILRLTQSRYGASYQQQEVTMEALVDFCRQKNFMTEMYANFDCDITCSNMFEELANLLSKSAFPINCPLSSMHVLALDGLIAVVEGMADRIGNASPSLEQSSLELQEYSPFWAVRCENYSAPEYWVKFVRQRKYIKRRLMIGADHFNRDPKKGLEFLQGTHLLPEKLDPQSVACFFRYTAGLDKNLVGDFLGNHDEFCVQVLHEFAWTFDFQDMNLDTALRLFLETFRLPGESQKIQRVLEAFSERYYEQSPQILVDKDAALVLAYSLIMLNTDQHNVQVKKKMTEEDFIRNNRHINGGNDLPREFLTELYYSICRNEIRTVPEQGLGFTEMSPSRWIDLMQKAKKTSPYIVCNSLPYLDHDMFAIMSGPTIAAISVVFDFAEHEEVLSACVDGFLAVAKISAYHHLEDVLDDLVVSLCKFTTLLNSSFIEETVTAFGDDIKARLAAETVFSIANRYGDCIRTGWRNILDCILRLHKLGLLPARVASDAADDSELPLDSVPGKPVTSSLPISHSMSHPRRSSGLMGRFSQLLSLDTEEPRLQPSEQQLAAHQRTLQTIQKCRIDSIFIKSKFLHADSLMQIAKALIWAAGRPQKVSSTPDDEDTAVFCLELLIAITLNNRDRIGLLWQGVYEHIANIVQSTMIHCALVEKAVFGLLRICQRLLPYKENLADELLTSLQLVLKLDARVADTYCENITQEVTRLVKANATHIKSQMGWRTIASLLSITARHPEASAVGFEAILFIMSEGAHLSPANYVFCIEAARQFAESRVGVTDISVRALDLMEESMNCLACWSNEIREAGADAEKVSEGIREMWLRLVQLLRKICLDQREEVRNHAVVSLQRCFVGADGMCIPPPTWAQAFDLVIFDILDDLLECAQNQSQKEYRNMEGTLVQAVKLLSKVFLQQLQDLFGLSSFCKLWLGVLSRLEKYKKVKVRSKKSDKLQELIPELLKNILIAMKSKGILAKRSTIGGDSMWDLTWLHVNNIVPSLQAEVFPGEEMEQLHFCDQSDG, encoded by the exons aTGGGGTTCGTGCGGCTCGAGATAAACCCCATCGAGGAGGAATCATACGACGTCGCCGGGGATGGCTGTAAGGCGCCATCCTTCGATGATCCGTCAGCCAGAGCCGACCTTGCCTGCGTGATATGCTCGGAGGTCAGCGCAGTACTGGCTGTGATGCGCCGCAATGTGCGGTGGGGCGGCCGGTATGCTTCAGCCGCGGATGATCACATCATTGAGCACTCCCTAATCCTGTCCCTCAAGTTACTCCGCCGGCAGGTGTCCTCATGGGGGGACGTCCGCCGCCCCTGGTCCACGATCGACCCTTCTGTTTATTTCAGGCCGTTCGTGGATGTGGTCCGCTCTGATGAGACCGGCGCTCCTATCACTAGTGTGGCTCTCTCCTCTTTGTACAAGATCCTTACTCTTGACTTCCTCGACCCGGCGTCTGGGACTGCCGTTGGAGCTGCGATGCATTTGGTTGTCGATGCCGTCACGAGCTGCCGGTTTGAGGTGACCGACCCTGCTTCTGAGGAGGCCGTTCTAATGAAGATACTCCAGGTGCTGCTTGCTATCATGCGGAGCCGTGCCTCGACTGTGCTGAGCAACCAGCATGCCTGCACAATTGTAAATACCTGTTTCCGCGTCGTCCACCAGGCAACAACCAAAGGAGAGTTGTTGCAGAGATTTTCAAGGCACACGATGCTTGAGCTTGTCCGCTGCATCTTCTTGCACTTGGCTGATGTCCACGATGGTGATGCATCTTCTTCTTTGAACCCCAAG ATAAGTGCAGTTGATATGGAGCAGGCTTTTGGGATTGCTCAAGTAGAAAATGGGAATGGGAGTATCAAGGTTGACAACAAAGGCGTGGGAGATGAAATTGGTACGGGATCAGAACAAAAACATGACACGAAAATCATTGTAGACCCATATGGAATTCCTTGCATGGTGGAGATATTCCACTTCTTATGTTCTCTTACAAATGTCCAAGACCAAGGTGGTAGGAATCCTGCAACGAATCAGGTAGCTTTTGATGAAGATGTGCCACTATTTGCCCTTAGCATGATCAACTCAGCTGTTGAGTTGGGAGGACCTTCAATAAGTAAACACCCAAAATTATTAACCCTGATACAGGATGAATTGTTTAGAAACTTGATACAGTTTGGCTTGTCTATAAGCCCTCTAATACTGTCCACAGTATGTAGCATAGTTCTGAATCTTTATCGCCACTTGCGCTCAAAGCTCAAATTACAACTGGAGGCATTCTTTTCTTGCGTGATCTTGAGGCTCACACAAAGTCGATATGGGGCTAGCTATCAACAGCAGGAAGTAACCATGGAGGCTCTCGTGGACTTCTGCCGTCAGAAGAACTTTATGACAGAGATGTATGCCAACTTTGATTGCGACATTACTTGCAGCAATATGTTTGAAGAGCTAGCCAATCTTCTGTCAAAAAGTGCATTTCCTATCAACTGCCCTCTTTCTTCCATGCATGTTCTTGCTTTGGATGGTTTGATTGCAGTGGTCGAGGGAATGGCTGATAGGATTGGAAATGCATCTCCCTCTCTTGAGCAGTCTTCGTTGGAGCTTCAGGAATATTCACCATTTTGGGCAGTGAGGTGTGAGAACTACTCTGCTCCAGAATATTGGGTTAAATTTGTCCGACAGAGAAAGTACATTAAAAGGAGATTAATGATTGGCGCAGATCACTTCAACAGAGACCCCAAGAAGGGCTTGGAGTTTCTGCAAGGAACTCATCTGCTGCCTGAGAAGCTTGATCCACAGagcgtggcttgtttcttcagaTACACTGCTGGCTTGGATAAGAACCTTGTCGGCGACTTCTTGGGAAATCATGATGAGTTTTGTGTGCAAGTACTTCATGAATTTGCATGGACTTTTGATTTTCAGGACATGAATCTGGATACTGCTCTACGACTTTTCCTAGAAACATTCCGGTTGCCTGGTGAATCTCAGAAAATTCAGAGAGTACTTGAGGCTTTCTCAGAGAGGTATTATGAGCAATCACCTCAGATCCTTGTTGACAAGGATGCAGCACTTGTGTtggcatactcacttataatgCTCAATACAGATCAACATAATGTCCAGGTAAAGAAGAAGATGACTGAAGAGGATTTCATCCGAAATAATCGCCACATTAATGGTGGTAATGACCTCCCAAGGGAGTTCCTGACGGAGCTCTATTACTCTATATGCAGGAATGAAATAAGAACTGTCCCTGAACAGGGTTTGGGTTTTACGGAAATGTCACCCAGCCGATGGATTGATCTCATGCAGAAGGCAAAGAAGACATCTCCTTACATTGTTTGCAATTCCCTTCCATATCTTGATCATGACATGTTTGCAATCATGTCAGGTCCTACAATTGCTGCCATCTCAGTGGTGTTTGATTTTGCAGAACATGAAGAAGTTCTCTCAGCATGTGTAGATGGCTTCTTGGCTGTCGCTAAGATCTCAGCATATCATCACCTAGAGGATGTGTTGGATGATTTAGTTGTATCCCTATGCAAATTCACAACTCTTTTGAACTCATCATTTATTGAGGAAACAGTGACAGCCTTTGGGGATGACATAAAAGCTAGGCTGGCAGCTGAGACAGTTTTTAGCATAGCAAATAGATATGGTGATTGCATACGCACTGGCTGGAGAAATATCCTTGATTGTATTTTGCGATTACACAAATTGGGTTTGCTTCCTGCTCGTGTTGCAAGTGATGCAGCTGATGATTCAGAATTGCCGCTAGATTCTGTCCCTGGAAAACCTGTCACAAGCTCTTTGCCCATTTCTCATAGTATGAGTCACCCTCGGAGATCTTCTGGGCTAATGGGGAGATTCAGCCAGTTATTATCTCTGGACACAGAAGAACCAAGGTTGCAACCATCTGAACAGCAACTTGCTGCCCATCAAAGAACTCTGCAGACAATACAGAAATGTCGCATTGATAGCATCTTCATAAAAAGCAAGTTTTTACATGCTGATTCGCTGATGCAAATTGCCAAGGCACTTATCTGGGCAGCTGGTCGGCCCCAGAAAGTTAGTAGTACCCCTGATGATGAGGACACAGCAGTTTTCTGCTTGGAGCTGCTTATTGCCATCACACTAAACAACCGGGATAGAATTGGGCTTCTTTGGCAGGGTGTCTATGAGCATATAGCTAACATTGTTCAATCGACCATGATTCATTGTGCCCTTGTGGAAAAGGCTGTTTTTGGACTCCTAAGAATTTGTCAGCGGCTACTACCTTACAAAGAGAATCTTGCTGATGAGCTTTTAACGTCACTTCAATTGGTTTTGAAGCTTGATGCTCGTGTGGCTGATACTTATTGTGAGAATATCACACAAGAAGTCACTAGACTTGTTAAAGCAAATGCAACCCATATTAAATCACAAATGGGTTGGCGGACCATAGCATCCCTACTCTCTATCACTGCTCGACACCCAGAAGCTTCGGCAGTAGGCTTCGAGGCAATTCTTTTCATCATGTCTGAAGGGGCTCATCTATCGCCAGCCAACTATGTCTTTTGCATTGAAGCTGCGAGACAGTTTGCAGAATCTCGTGTTGGCGTAACAGATATATCAGTTCGTGCATTAGATCTAATGGAAGAATCAATGAATTGTCTTGCTTGCTGGTCTAATGAGATTAGGGAAGCAGGTGCAGATGCTGAGAAAGTTTCTGAGGGAATCAGAGAGATGTGGCTACGACTGGTGCAATTGCTGAGAAAGATTTGTTTGGATCAGAGGGAAGAAGTAAGGAATCATGCAGTGGTATCACTGCAGAGATGTTTTGTTGGTGCAGATGGGATGTGTATCCCACCCCCAACTTGGGCGCAGGCCTTCGatcttgttatatttgatattctCGATGACTTGCTGGAGTGTGCACAGAATCAATCACAGAAAGAGTACCGGAACATGGAGGGTACACTTGTGCAAGCAGTCAAATTGTTGTCGAAGGTCTTCTTGCAGCAACTGCAAGATCTTTTCGGCTTGAGTAGCTTCTGCAAGCTTTGGTTGGGGGTCCTCAGTCGTTTGGAAAAGTACAAGAAGGTAAAAGTGAGGAGCAAGAAGAGTGACAAACTTCAAGAATTGATTCCAGAGCTTCTCAAGAACATTCTTATTGCGATGAAATCCAAGGGAATCCTTGCAAAAAGAAGTACGATAGGTGGGGACAGCATGTGGGACTTGACATGGCTTCACGTAAACAATATCGTTCCATCTTTGCAGGCCGAAGTGTTTCCCGGCGAGGAGATGGAGCAGCTACATTTCTGTGATCAATCTGATGGCTAG
- the LOC122012704 gene encoding ARF guanine-nucleotide exchange factor GNOM-like isoform X2 produces the protein MEQAFGIAQVENGNGSIKVDNKGVGDEIGTGSEQKHDTKIIVDPYGIPCMVEIFHFLCSLTNVQDQGGRNPATNQVAFDEDVPLFALSMINSAVELGGPSISKHPKLLTLIQDELFRNLIQFGLSISPLILSTVCSIVLNLYRHLRSKLKLQLEAFFSCVILRLTQSRYGASYQQQEVTMEALVDFCRQKNFMTEMYANFDCDITCSNMFEELANLLSKSAFPINCPLSSMHVLALDGLIAVVEGMADRIGNASPSLEQSSLELQEYSPFWAVRCENYSAPEYWVKFVRQRKYIKRRLMIGADHFNRDPKKGLEFLQGTHLLPEKLDPQSVACFFRYTAGLDKNLVGDFLGNHDEFCVQVLHEFAWTFDFQDMNLDTALRLFLETFRLPGESQKIQRVLEAFSERYYEQSPQILVDKDAALVLAYSLIMLNTDQHNVQVKKKMTEEDFIRNNRHINGGNDLPREFLTELYYSICRNEIRTVPEQGLGFTEMSPSRWIDLMQKAKKTSPYIVCNSLPYLDHDMFAIMSGPTIAAISVVFDFAEHEEVLSACVDGFLAVAKISAYHHLEDVLDDLVVSLCKFTTLLNSSFIEETVTAFGDDIKARLAAETVFSIANRYGDCIRTGWRNILDCILRLHKLGLLPARVASDAADDSELPLDSVPGKPVTSSLPISHSMSHPRRSSGLMGRFSQLLSLDTEEPRLQPSEQQLAAHQRTLQTIQKCRIDSIFIKSKFLHADSLMQIAKALIWAAGRPQKVSSTPDDEDTAVFCLELLIAITLNNRDRIGLLWQGVYEHIANIVQSTMIHCALVEKAVFGLLRICQRLLPYKENLADELLTSLQLVLKLDARVADTYCENITQEVTRLVKANATHIKSQMGWRTIASLLSITARHPEASAVGFEAILFIMSEGAHLSPANYVFCIEAARQFAESRVGVTDISVRALDLMEESMNCLACWSNEIREAGADAEKVSEGIREMWLRLVQLLRKICLDQREEVRNHAVVSLQRCFVGADGMCIPPPTWAQAFDLVIFDILDDLLECAQNQSQKEYRNMEGTLVQAVKLLSKVFLQQLQDLFGLSSFCKLWLGVLSRLEKYKKVKVRSKKSDKLQELIPELLKNILIAMKSKGILAKRSTIGGDSMWDLTWLHVNNIVPSLQAEVFPGEEMEQLHFCDQSDG, from the coding sequence ATGGAGCAGGCTTTTGGGATTGCTCAAGTAGAAAATGGGAATGGGAGTATCAAGGTTGACAACAAAGGCGTGGGAGATGAAATTGGTACGGGATCAGAACAAAAACATGACACGAAAATCATTGTAGACCCATATGGAATTCCTTGCATGGTGGAGATATTCCACTTCTTATGTTCTCTTACAAATGTCCAAGACCAAGGTGGTAGGAATCCTGCAACGAATCAGGTAGCTTTTGATGAAGATGTGCCACTATTTGCCCTTAGCATGATCAACTCAGCTGTTGAGTTGGGAGGACCTTCAATAAGTAAACACCCAAAATTATTAACCCTGATACAGGATGAATTGTTTAGAAACTTGATACAGTTTGGCTTGTCTATAAGCCCTCTAATACTGTCCACAGTATGTAGCATAGTTCTGAATCTTTATCGCCACTTGCGCTCAAAGCTCAAATTACAACTGGAGGCATTCTTTTCTTGCGTGATCTTGAGGCTCACACAAAGTCGATATGGGGCTAGCTATCAACAGCAGGAAGTAACCATGGAGGCTCTCGTGGACTTCTGCCGTCAGAAGAACTTTATGACAGAGATGTATGCCAACTTTGATTGCGACATTACTTGCAGCAATATGTTTGAAGAGCTAGCCAATCTTCTGTCAAAAAGTGCATTTCCTATCAACTGCCCTCTTTCTTCCATGCATGTTCTTGCTTTGGATGGTTTGATTGCAGTGGTCGAGGGAATGGCTGATAGGATTGGAAATGCATCTCCCTCTCTTGAGCAGTCTTCGTTGGAGCTTCAGGAATATTCACCATTTTGGGCAGTGAGGTGTGAGAACTACTCTGCTCCAGAATATTGGGTTAAATTTGTCCGACAGAGAAAGTACATTAAAAGGAGATTAATGATTGGCGCAGATCACTTCAACAGAGACCCCAAGAAGGGCTTGGAGTTTCTGCAAGGAACTCATCTGCTGCCTGAGAAGCTTGATCCACAGagcgtggcttgtttcttcagaTACACTGCTGGCTTGGATAAGAACCTTGTCGGCGACTTCTTGGGAAATCATGATGAGTTTTGTGTGCAAGTACTTCATGAATTTGCATGGACTTTTGATTTTCAGGACATGAATCTGGATACTGCTCTACGACTTTTCCTAGAAACATTCCGGTTGCCTGGTGAATCTCAGAAAATTCAGAGAGTACTTGAGGCTTTCTCAGAGAGGTATTATGAGCAATCACCTCAGATCCTTGTTGACAAGGATGCAGCACTTGTGTtggcatactcacttataatgCTCAATACAGATCAACATAATGTCCAGGTAAAGAAGAAGATGACTGAAGAGGATTTCATCCGAAATAATCGCCACATTAATGGTGGTAATGACCTCCCAAGGGAGTTCCTGACGGAGCTCTATTACTCTATATGCAGGAATGAAATAAGAACTGTCCCTGAACAGGGTTTGGGTTTTACGGAAATGTCACCCAGCCGATGGATTGATCTCATGCAGAAGGCAAAGAAGACATCTCCTTACATTGTTTGCAATTCCCTTCCATATCTTGATCATGACATGTTTGCAATCATGTCAGGTCCTACAATTGCTGCCATCTCAGTGGTGTTTGATTTTGCAGAACATGAAGAAGTTCTCTCAGCATGTGTAGATGGCTTCTTGGCTGTCGCTAAGATCTCAGCATATCATCACCTAGAGGATGTGTTGGATGATTTAGTTGTATCCCTATGCAAATTCACAACTCTTTTGAACTCATCATTTATTGAGGAAACAGTGACAGCCTTTGGGGATGACATAAAAGCTAGGCTGGCAGCTGAGACAGTTTTTAGCATAGCAAATAGATATGGTGATTGCATACGCACTGGCTGGAGAAATATCCTTGATTGTATTTTGCGATTACACAAATTGGGTTTGCTTCCTGCTCGTGTTGCAAGTGATGCAGCTGATGATTCAGAATTGCCGCTAGATTCTGTCCCTGGAAAACCTGTCACAAGCTCTTTGCCCATTTCTCATAGTATGAGTCACCCTCGGAGATCTTCTGGGCTAATGGGGAGATTCAGCCAGTTATTATCTCTGGACACAGAAGAACCAAGGTTGCAACCATCTGAACAGCAACTTGCTGCCCATCAAAGAACTCTGCAGACAATACAGAAATGTCGCATTGATAGCATCTTCATAAAAAGCAAGTTTTTACATGCTGATTCGCTGATGCAAATTGCCAAGGCACTTATCTGGGCAGCTGGTCGGCCCCAGAAAGTTAGTAGTACCCCTGATGATGAGGACACAGCAGTTTTCTGCTTGGAGCTGCTTATTGCCATCACACTAAACAACCGGGATAGAATTGGGCTTCTTTGGCAGGGTGTCTATGAGCATATAGCTAACATTGTTCAATCGACCATGATTCATTGTGCCCTTGTGGAAAAGGCTGTTTTTGGACTCCTAAGAATTTGTCAGCGGCTACTACCTTACAAAGAGAATCTTGCTGATGAGCTTTTAACGTCACTTCAATTGGTTTTGAAGCTTGATGCTCGTGTGGCTGATACTTATTGTGAGAATATCACACAAGAAGTCACTAGACTTGTTAAAGCAAATGCAACCCATATTAAATCACAAATGGGTTGGCGGACCATAGCATCCCTACTCTCTATCACTGCTCGACACCCAGAAGCTTCGGCAGTAGGCTTCGAGGCAATTCTTTTCATCATGTCTGAAGGGGCTCATCTATCGCCAGCCAACTATGTCTTTTGCATTGAAGCTGCGAGACAGTTTGCAGAATCTCGTGTTGGCGTAACAGATATATCAGTTCGTGCATTAGATCTAATGGAAGAATCAATGAATTGTCTTGCTTGCTGGTCTAATGAGATTAGGGAAGCAGGTGCAGATGCTGAGAAAGTTTCTGAGGGAATCAGAGAGATGTGGCTACGACTGGTGCAATTGCTGAGAAAGATTTGTTTGGATCAGAGGGAAGAAGTAAGGAATCATGCAGTGGTATCACTGCAGAGATGTTTTGTTGGTGCAGATGGGATGTGTATCCCACCCCCAACTTGGGCGCAGGCCTTCGatcttgttatatttgatattctCGATGACTTGCTGGAGTGTGCACAGAATCAATCACAGAAAGAGTACCGGAACATGGAGGGTACACTTGTGCAAGCAGTCAAATTGTTGTCGAAGGTCTTCTTGCAGCAACTGCAAGATCTTTTCGGCTTGAGTAGCTTCTGCAAGCTTTGGTTGGGGGTCCTCAGTCGTTTGGAAAAGTACAAGAAGGTAAAAGTGAGGAGCAAGAAGAGTGACAAACTTCAAGAATTGATTCCAGAGCTTCTCAAGAACATTCTTATTGCGATGAAATCCAAGGGAATCCTTGCAAAAAGAAGTACGATAGGTGGGGACAGCATGTGGGACTTGACATGGCTTCACGTAAACAATATCGTTCCATCTTTGCAGGCCGAAGTGTTTCCCGGCGAGGAGATGGAGCAGCTACATTTCTGTGATCAATCTGATGGCTAG